DNA sequence from the Candidatus Limnocylindrales bacterium genome:
CCGTCGGGATGTTCGCGCGGCGGCTGCAGCTTCATGAGGTTGACGACGTTGATGACGCGCACCCGCAGTTCGGGACACAGCGAGCGCAGCAGATCGGCCGCCGCCAGCGTCTCCAGTGTCGGCACGTCGCCGGCGCACGCCAGCACCACGTCCGGCTCGCCGTCCTGGTCGGTGCTGGCCCACTCCCAGATGCCGATTCCGCTGCTGCAGTGCTTGATCGCCTGGTCCATGCTCAGCCACTGTGGCGCAGGCTGCTTGCCCGCCACCACCACGTTGATGCGGTTGCGGCTGCGCAGGCAGCGCTCGGTCACGTACAGGAGCGTGTTGGCGTCGGCCGGCAGATAGACGCGCACGACGTCGCACTTCTTGTTGACGACGATATCGAGGAAGCCCGGGTCCTGGTGGGTGAAGCCGTTGTGGTCCTGCCGCCACACGTGCGAGCTGAGCAGGTAGTTGAACGATGCCACCGGACGCCGCCATGCGATCTTGTTGCACGCCTCGAGCCACTTGGCGTGCTGGTTGAACATCGAATCGACGATGTGGACGAAGGCCTCGTAGGAGGAGAAGAAGCCGTGGCGGCCCGTCAGCAGGTAGCCTTCGAGCCACCCCTGACACTGATGCTCGGAGAGCATCTCGAGCACGCGCCCGTCCGGCGACAGGCCGGTATCGCCTTCGACCGTCTGTGCTACCCATGCACGCGAGGTCACGTCCAGCACGTCGTTCCAGCGGTTCGAGTTGTTCTCGTCGGGGCTGAAGAGACGGAAGTTGGACGTGTCCAGGTTGTCGCGCATGACGTCGCGCAGGTACTTGCCCATCACGCGCGTGGCCTCGGCATCGACGGCGCCGGGCGCCGGCACCTCGACGCCGTAGCAGCGGAAGTCGGGCAGCTCGAGATCGCGCAGCAGCGCGCCGCCATTGGCGTGCAGGTTGGCGCTCATCCGCCGCGTGCCCTTCGGCGACAGCTCGGCCAGCTCCGGCACCAGCGCGCCGCGCTCATCGAACAGCTCTTGCGGCCGGTAGCTGCGCAGCCATTCCTCGAGCACGCGGATGTGCCCCTCGTCGGCCATCTCGCTCATCGGCACCTGGTGCGAGCGCCACGAGCCTTCGGTCTGCTTGCCGTCGACCTGCCGCGGCCCGGTCCAGCCCTTGGGCGAGCGCAGCACGATCATCGGCCAGGTAGGCCTGCCGCGCAGGCTGCCGCTGCGCGCGTCGTGCTGGATGCGCCGGATCTCGGCAACGACCTCGTCCATGGCAGCAGCCATTTTCTGGTGCATCGCCTGCGGCTCGTCCCCTTCGACGAACCACGGCCGGTAGCCGTAGCCGCGCATCAGCGCCTCCAGCTCCGCGTGCGGAATGCGTGCGAGAACCGTCGGATTGGCGATCTTGTAGCCGTTCAGATGCAGGATGGGCAGAACGGCGCCGTCGCGCGCGGGGTTGAGGAACTTGTTCGAGTGCCAGCTCGTCGCCAGCGGGCCCGTCTCGGCCTCGCCGTCGCCGATCACGCACGCCACCAGCAGATCCGGATTGTCGAAGGCCGCCCCGTAGGCGTGCGACAGCGCATAGCCCAACTCGCCGCCTTCGTGGATGGAGCCGGGCGTCTCCGGCGCCACGTGACTGGGGATGCCGCCGGGGAACGAAAACTGCGTGAACAGCTTTTTCAGTCCCGCCTCGTCCCGCGTGATGTTCGGATACACCTCGGTGTAGGTTCCTTCGAGGTACGCGCATGCGACCATCGCGGGGCCACCATGGCCGGGACCACAGACGTACAGGACGTCGAGGTCGTTCTTCCTTATGACCCGGTTGAGATGGACGTAGAGGAAGCTCAAACCGGGCGTCGTTCCCCAGTGGCCGAGCAGACGGGGCTTGATGTGTTCGGCCCGCAGCGGCTCGCGCAGGAGAGGATTGTCGAAGAGAT
Encoded proteins:
- a CDS encoding phosphoketolase family protein produces the protein MSQPSRAPDVTSDTALSQDELRLIHAWWRAANYLSVGQIYLFDNPLLREPLRAEHIKPRLLGHWGTTPGLSFLYVHLNRVIRKNDLDVLYVCGPGHGGPAMVACAYLEGTYTEVYPNITRDEAGLKKLFTQFSFPGGIPSHVAPETPGSIHEGGELGYALSHAYGAAFDNPDLLVACVIGDGEAETGPLATSWHSNKFLNPARDGAVLPILHLNGYKIANPTVLARIPHAELEALMRGYGYRPWFVEGDEPQAMHQKMAAAMDEVVAEIRRIQHDARSGSLRGRPTWPMIVLRSPKGWTGPRQVDGKQTEGSWRSHQVPMSEMADEGHIRVLEEWLRSYRPQELFDERGALVPELAELSPKGTRRMSANLHANGGALLRDLELPDFRCYGVEVPAPGAVDAEATRVMGKYLRDVMRDNLDTSNFRLFSPDENNSNRWNDVLDVTSRAWVAQTVEGDTGLSPDGRVLEMLSEHQCQGWLEGYLLTGRHGFFSSYEAFVHIVDSMFNQHAKWLEACNKIAWRRPVASFNYLLSSHVWRQDHNGFTHQDPGFLDIVVNKKCDVVRVYLPADANTLLYVTERCLRSRNRINVVVAGKQPAPQWLSMDQAIKHCSSGIGIWEWASTDQDGEPDVVLACAGDVPTLETLAAADLLRSLCPELRVRVINVVNLMKLQPPREHPDGLSDADFDLLFTRDKPIIFAFHGYPWLIHRLTYRRTNHSNLHVRGYKEEGTTTTPFDMVVLNDMDRFHLVGDVVDRLPHLGSRAAYLKQAIRDKLIDHKGHITRYGDDMPEVRDWRWGDYASGGSLLGAPAAGRGTPTTTSLDGSGDGSEDAKPGGGHGGRGRDRNAAGDTGSAAASDREATGAIERPAAGRDSKRTQDTSADNE